The following are from one region of the Candidatus Binataceae bacterium genome:
- a CDS encoding LLM class flavin-dependent oxidoreductase yields the protein MKAGLIYEIESIKPHTPDHEYRIFWETMAQIELADSLGYDSVWTVEHHFLNEFSYCSAPEVFLACVSQRTRQIRIGHGVVVLPFNHPVRVAERIAVLDIMSNGRVELGTGRATTMNELLGFHVAPADTRPRWAEAIEMIPRMWREDPFGYRGNYWMVDPPQSVIPKPIQKPHPPLWVAATNPDTFALAASKGLGVLCFTLGVELPEVQNRIQIYRDGIAQACPVGLAINNQVSMNIMGLVADDPAEAEKIARDAVLWYVRRGFELVSSVARAAAAEQSYKYLSNAARYDPEQITGDYFEFLKENDLVAIGGADEALRIARIYREMGADQVLFFFQYGAIPHERIMRAIEIVGREILPEIHSWPTPGAITPIRPQRHEGH from the coding sequence ATGAAAGCGGGTTTGATCTACGAGATCGAATCGATCAAGCCGCACACTCCCGATCACGAATACCGAATCTTCTGGGAGACGATGGCCCAGATCGAGCTCGCCGACAGTCTCGGCTACGACTCGGTCTGGACGGTTGAGCATCACTTCCTGAACGAGTTTTCGTACTGCTCGGCGCCCGAGGTTTTTCTCGCCTGCGTCAGCCAGCGCACGCGTCAGATTCGCATCGGTCACGGCGTCGTCGTGCTGCCGTTCAATCATCCGGTGCGCGTGGCAGAGCGGATCGCCGTGCTCGATATCATGTCGAACGGGCGCGTCGAGCTCGGCACGGGTCGCGCTACCACGATGAATGAGCTGCTGGGCTTTCATGTCGCGCCCGCGGACACTCGCCCGCGATGGGCCGAGGCGATCGAGATGATCCCGCGGATGTGGCGCGAGGATCCGTTTGGCTATCGCGGCAACTACTGGATGGTCGATCCGCCACAGTCGGTGATTCCGAAGCCGATCCAGAAACCGCATCCCCCGCTGTGGGTCGCCGCGACCAATCCCGATACGTTCGCGCTCGCCGCGTCGAAAGGACTCGGCGTGCTGTGCTTCACGCTCGGCGTCGAGCTGCCCGAAGTGCAGAATCGGATTCAGATTTATCGCGACGGCATCGCGCAGGCATGCCCGGTCGGGCTCGCGATCAACAACCAGGTCTCGATGAATATCATGGGGCTCGTCGCCGACGATCCCGCCGAGGCGGAGAAGATCGCGCGCGATGCCGTCCTGTGGTACGTGCGCCGCGGCTTCGAGCTGGTCTCGTCGGTCGCGCGCGCCGCGGCGGCGGAGCAGAGCTACAAATATCTGTCGAACGCGGCACGCTACGATCCCGAGCAGATCACGGGCGACTACTTCGAGTTCCTGAAGGAGAACGATCTGGTCGCGATCGGCGGTGCCGACGAGGCCTTGCGCATCGCGCGGATCTATCGCGAGATGGGCGCGGACCAGGTGCTCTTCTTTTTCCAATACGGTGCGATCCCGCACGAGCGCATCATGCGCGCGATAGAGATCGTCGGCCGCGAAATCCTGCCCGAGATCCATTCATGGCCGACCCCCGGTGCAATCACGCCAATCCGACCACAAAGACACGAAGGGCACTAA
- a CDS encoding SRPBCC domain-containing protein: protein MPAESSSVITDDRVLVISRVFNAPRSLVYKAWTEPERIAQWFGPQGFKGEVIKMDARIGGSFRFYMRSPDGTDHWAQGVHHEIVEGERLVYTYAWADANGNATRPETLITVSFEDLGGDRTRLTFRQEVFESMTARDMHNSGWNSSFDRLAEYLATA, encoded by the coding sequence ATGCCCGCAGAAAGTAGCTCAGTGATCACTGATGATCGCGTGCTTGTCATCTCGCGCGTCTTCAATGCGCCGCGCAGCCTCGTCTACAAGGCATGGACGGAGCCTGAGCGCATCGCGCAATGGTTCGGGCCGCAGGGCTTCAAGGGCGAGGTCATCAAGATGGACGCTCGGATCGGCGGCTCCTTTCGCTTTTACATGCGCTCGCCCGACGGCACCGATCATTGGGCACAGGGGGTCCATCACGAGATCGTCGAGGGCGAGCGGCTCGTCTACACCTACGCGTGGGCCGACGCGAATGGGAACGCAACGCGGCCTGAGACGCTCATCACCGTGTCCTTCGAAGACCTCGGTGGCGACCGAACCCGTCTCACGTTCAGACAGGAAGTCTTCGAATCGATGACGGCGCGCGATATGCACAACAGCGGATGGAACAGCAGTTTCGATCGCCTCGCCGAATATCTCGCGACGGCCTGA
- the yihA gene encoding ribosome biogenesis GTP-binding protein YihA/YsxC — protein sequence MTKLNAEFALSAPSLNGCPRWDRVEVAIAGRSNVGKSSLLNALAGEKHLARTSKTPGRTRLLNFFTIGEALALCDLPGYGYAKMPHDEAAKIAHMMQEYLTGRTNLAAIMLLVDSRRVPGEQELDIAAMAAEHGQRLIIAATKSDKIRRSARAAVIRSFAPLKFKPILCSAFDGEGIEELRAEILALADSPRRSGRAASR from the coding sequence ATGACGAAACTCAACGCCGAATTTGCGCTCTCGGCGCCCTCGCTAAACGGATGCCCGCGATGGGATCGCGTCGAAGTCGCGATCGCGGGCCGCTCCAACGTCGGCAAGAGTTCGCTGCTCAACGCGCTCGCAGGCGAGAAGCATCTTGCGCGCACCTCGAAAACGCCCGGCCGCACGCGCCTGCTCAACTTTTTCACGATCGGCGAAGCGCTCGCGCTCTGCGATCTACCGGGCTACGGATATGCCAAGATGCCGCATGACGAGGCGGCCAAAATCGCCCACATGATGCAGGAGTATCTCACCGGGCGCACCAACCTCGCGGCGATCATGTTGCTGGTGGATTCGCGGCGCGTTCCCGGCGAGCAGGAGCTCGATATCGCCGCTATGGCTGCGGAGCATGGGCAGAGGCTAATAATCGCGGCGACCAAATCCGACAAGATTCGGCGCTCGGCACGCGCGGCGGTGATTCGCAGTTTCGCGCCGCTCAAGTTCAAGCCGATTCTCTGCTCGGCTTTCGACGGTGAGGGGATCGAGGAGCTGCGCGCGGAAATTCTCGCGCTGGCAGATTCGCCGCGCCGCTCCGGCCGCGCGGCCTCGCGATGA
- a CDS encoding glycosyltransferase family 2 protein yields the protein MSTATPQVSVIIPTYNRHAMLREAIASVLAQPDVDFELIIVDDGSTDGTSRLLGELTKRDPRLIATHTEHRGPAAARNRGVELARASWIAFLDSDDLWVPTKLARQLDFMRRNPAYQIAQCQEIWIRGGRRVNPGARHVKQAGDIFIRSLRTCLISPSAVIISAKLFRRFDGFDDSMNAAEDYDLWLRILIDHEIGLLDEPLVTRRAGHHDQLSLMSAIDRFRILALMKLLACERLPIEKRIAAGDVLVEKCRIYGNGLRHRGRIGLAEFYDRIASQASQTWGSQPDDNLRSALREIRVVVSQNDADRVAHVDQ from the coding sequence ATGAGCACGGCGACTCCGCAAGTCAGCGTCATTATCCCGACTTACAATCGGCACGCGATGCTGCGCGAGGCGATCGCTTCGGTGCTCGCGCAACCCGACGTTGACTTCGAGTTGATTATAGTCGACGACGGCTCGACTGATGGAACCTCGCGCCTGCTCGGCGAGCTGACTAAACGCGACCCTCGGTTGATTGCGACGCATACTGAGCATCGAGGGCCTGCCGCGGCGCGCAATCGCGGCGTCGAGCTCGCGCGAGCGTCGTGGATCGCGTTTCTCGACTCGGACGATCTGTGGGTGCCGACCAAGCTCGCGCGCCAGCTCGACTTCATGCGGCGCAATCCTGCCTATCAGATCGCACAATGCCAGGAGATCTGGATCCGCGGCGGCCGCCGGGTGAATCCCGGCGCGCGGCACGTGAAACAGGCCGGCGACATTTTCATTCGGTCGCTGCGGACCTGTCTCATCAGCCCATCCGCGGTCATCATATCTGCGAAGTTGTTTCGTCGGTTCGATGGATTCGACGATTCGATGAACGCCGCCGAAGATTACGACCTGTGGTTGCGAATTCTTATCGACCACGAAATCGGTCTGCTCGATGAACCCCTCGTTACACGCCGCGCTGGTCATCACGATCAACTCTCGCTGATGTCGGCTATCGACAGATTCAGAATCCTGGCCTTGATGAAACTGCTTGCCTGTGAACGGCTTCCAATCGAGAAGCGAATCGCAGCCGGCGACGTGCTCGTCGAGAAATGCCGCATCTATGGGAACGGACTGCGCCATCGGGGACGCATCGGTCTCGCGGAGTTCTACGACCGGATCGCATCACAAGCATCCCAGACGTGGGGCTCGCAGCCCGACGACAATTTGCGAAGCGCGCTCCGCGAGATACGCGTGGTTGTCTCGCAAAACGACGCGGATCGAGTTGCTCATGTCGACCAATGA
- a CDS encoding SRPBCC family protein: MKIFLRIVGAVVVLAVISLAGWRYYVAHRARAAGIVSQDITHNGDIWTANIQARVPAPIDAVYSAMSDVQNLHSSQIKAVRVVSQSGNTKIVDMDLNGPADQVITARLQFDYDPAQHRISYHTIDSPMLNTDAHYSLDDEGSSTLITLNETTKFSQQLPVPDGVIKDVISQVFVAQLEGLKQALHIQTANQSDKGDEEF, translated from the coding sequence ATGAAAATTTTTCTCAGGATCGTTGGCGCCGTCGTCGTGCTCGCAGTGATCTCCTTGGCGGGATGGCGCTACTACGTGGCCCATCGCGCGCGCGCGGCCGGCATTGTCTCGCAGGACATCACCCACAACGGTGACATATGGACGGCGAACATCCAGGCTCGTGTACCCGCGCCGATCGACGCCGTATATAGCGCGATGTCCGACGTGCAGAATCTGCATTCAAGCCAGATCAAGGCGGTGCGCGTCGTTTCCCAGAGCGGCAACACCAAGATCGTCGATATGGATCTCAACGGTCCCGCCGACCAGGTCATTACCGCTCGATTGCAATTCGATTACGATCCCGCGCAACATCGGATCTCTTATCACACCATCGACAGTCCCATGCTCAACACTGACGCCCACTACTCGCTCGATGACGAGGGCTCGTCCACGCTCATCACGCTTAACGAGACAACCAAGTTCTCGCAGCAGCTCCCGGTTCCCGATGGCGTCATCAAAGACGTGATCAGCCAGGTCTTCGTCGCGCAGCTCGAGGGTCTCAAGCAGGCACTGCATATTCAGACCGCCAACCAATCCGACAAGGGCGACGAAGAATTCTGA
- a CDS encoding glutathione S-transferase family protein — MKLYEFPPTRSIRVRWTLQELGVPFEAVTVNMLAGEHKCPEYLKVNPAGKLPALVDGDLVLTESVAIVLYLAEKFADKGFIPRDLAGRAEVNRWILFAATELEQPLWRIARHTSLYPENKRIPAEVELAREDFKSMAAVLDEHMKGRQFVIGNSATVADFIMAYTLDWANEIQLLDGFPRLREYMERMYTRPRAAMRISKAFESLGVTPA, encoded by the coding sequence ATGAAGCTCTATGAATTCCCGCCTACGCGATCGATTCGGGTGCGATGGACTCTACAGGAACTGGGCGTTCCCTTCGAGGCTGTCACGGTCAACATGCTGGCCGGCGAGCATAAGTGTCCCGAGTACTTAAAGGTGAATCCGGCTGGGAAGCTGCCGGCGCTCGTCGATGGCGACCTGGTGCTGACGGAATCGGTCGCAATCGTTCTGTATCTTGCGGAGAAGTTCGCCGACAAAGGTTTCATCCCGCGCGATCTCGCGGGGCGCGCCGAGGTCAATCGATGGATTCTTTTCGCCGCCACCGAGCTCGAGCAGCCGCTCTGGCGAATCGCGCGCCATACGAGCCTTTATCCCGAAAACAAGCGGATTCCCGCTGAAGTCGAGCTCGCGCGCGAGGATTTCAAATCGATGGCGGCGGTGCTCGACGAGCATATGAAGGGACGGCAATTCGTCATCGGAAATAGCGCAACCGTCGCCGACTTCATCATGGCCTACACCCTCGATTGGGCGAATGAGATTCAACTGCTCGACGGATTCCCGCGCCTCAGGGAATACATGGAGCGGATGTACACGCGACCGCGCGCTGCGATGCGAATCTCGAAGGCCTTCGAGAGCCTCGGCGTGACGCCCGCGTAA
- a CDS encoding DUF309 domain-containing protein: MAEVDEHFRRGVELFNSGEFFEAHEEMEEAMNLLEDDTSDWDFYLGLLRAAVANHKLTQNEVQSAILHLRAALKFLAPYSDRHRGMRLREFRGALTAQLAKLESKTWSSAAAPPRIEFETP, translated from the coding sequence ATGGCCGAGGTTGATGAGCATTTTCGCCGCGGTGTCGAGCTCTTCAACAGTGGCGAGTTCTTCGAGGCCCACGAGGAAATGGAAGAGGCGATGAATCTGCTCGAAGACGACACCAGCGACTGGGATTTTTATCTCGGCCTGTTGCGCGCCGCGGTCGCCAATCACAAGCTGACGCAAAATGAAGTGCAAAGCGCGATTCTGCATCTACGCGCCGCGCTCAAATTCCTTGCGCCGTATAGCGATCGGCATCGCGGGATGCGGCTGCGCGAATTCCGCGGCGCGCTCACGGCGCAGCTCGCGAAGCTGGAATCGAAAACCTGGTCGAGCGCTGCGGCGCCGCCTCGGATCGAATTCGAGACTCCATGA
- the murI gene encoding glutamate racemase, with the protein MTPRQGDSARRAKQNGRANPASNGRVSSAQHASERAIGVFDSGIGGLTVLKALVDALPGEDFIYLGDTARLPYGTKTAEVIRRYSKENTEFLLAKGIKMLVIACNTSSAVALETIASQTIVPVVGVIEPGARAAVKASRSGKIGVIGTEATIASGAYTRAIQDLKPSAEIYTRACPLLVPLAEEGWTDNQVAQLTVEHYLESLKQSGIDTLLLGCTHYPLLTAMFAQVLGPKVRIVDSATATAAEVRARLKALKLMRRPGHAGRQSFFVTETPDRFSRVGRRFLGPQVDSAVRIER; encoded by the coding sequence ATGACGCCGCGCCAGGGCGACAGCGCACGACGCGCAAAACAAAACGGCCGCGCAAATCCAGCGTCCAATGGACGCGTATCGTCGGCGCAGCATGCGAGCGAGCGCGCGATCGGCGTATTCGATTCCGGAATCGGCGGCCTCACCGTTTTGAAGGCGCTCGTCGATGCGCTCCCCGGCGAGGATTTCATCTATCTCGGCGACACGGCGCGCCTGCCCTACGGCACGAAGACCGCTGAAGTGATTCGGCGCTACTCGAAAGAGAACACCGAGTTCCTGCTCGCCAAGGGAATCAAGATGCTCGTGATTGCATGCAACACGTCGAGCGCCGTCGCGCTCGAAACGATCGCGAGCCAGACCATCGTACCCGTCGTCGGAGTCATCGAACCCGGTGCGAGGGCGGCGGTAAAAGCCTCGCGCAGCGGCAAGATCGGCGTTATCGGCACTGAGGCGACGATCGCCTCGGGCGCGTACACGCGCGCGATCCAGGACCTCAAGCCCTCGGCCGAGATTTATACGCGCGCGTGTCCCCTCCTGGTGCCGCTCGCCGAAGAAGGATGGACCGACAACCAGGTCGCGCAGCTTACCGTCGAGCACTACCTCGAGAGCCTCAAGCAAAGCGGCATCGACACGTTGCTGCTCGGATGCACGCACTATCCGCTGCTCACCGCGATGTTCGCGCAAGTGCTCGGGCCGAAGGTGCGAATCGTCGATTCCGCGACGGCGACCGCAGCGGAAGTTCGCGCGCGGCTGAAAGCGCTCAAGTTGATGCGCCGCCCGGGCCACGCGGGACGGCAGAGCTTCTTCGTCACCGAAACCCCGGACCGATTTTCCCGCGTCGGCCGCCGCTTCCTTGGACCGCAGGTCGATTCGGCGGTTAGAATCGAACGCTAG
- a CDS encoding transglutaminase-like domain-containing protein, with protein sequence METPQEYYKYHGPMTAGAAGLGSLPRDVGKLCEIVQGVLIHRDIAPFLYERKLTESEYDDGNLRGIAPMLERIGAISGDQLTNARHIGHRLPCVCRHFTLMLVAILREQGVPARARCGFGAYFTPGRFEDHWVAEYWSAAGKRWILVDAQLDAVQRKAFKVGFNTLDVPRDQFIIAGDAWQMCRAGKIDPECFGLTHVPNLRGLWFIAGDLVRDLAALNKMELLPWDAWGMMTGPDGNLTEESKTFLDNVAALTMGGDATFAEVRKLYENDERLRAPNTVFNVLRNRPESIAT encoded by the coding sequence ATGGAAACACCGCAGGAATATTACAAGTATCACGGTCCCATGACTGCCGGCGCGGCGGGCCTAGGGTCGCTGCCGCGCGACGTCGGCAAGCTCTGCGAGATCGTGCAAGGTGTCCTGATTCATCGCGACATCGCGCCGTTTCTCTACGAGCGCAAGTTGACTGAGAGTGAATACGACGATGGCAACCTGCGCGGAATCGCGCCGATGCTCGAGAGGATCGGCGCGATCTCTGGCGATCAGCTCACAAATGCGCGTCACATCGGCCATCGCCTGCCCTGCGTGTGCAGGCATTTCACCCTGATGCTCGTCGCGATCCTGCGCGAGCAGGGCGTTCCAGCGCGGGCGCGATGCGGCTTCGGCGCGTACTTCACACCGGGCAGGTTCGAAGACCATTGGGTTGCCGAATACTGGAGCGCGGCAGGCAAGCGATGGATCCTGGTCGATGCGCAGTTGGATGCGGTCCAGCGCAAGGCCTTCAAAGTCGGCTTCAACACGCTCGACGTACCGCGCGATCAGTTCATAATCGCGGGCGACGCGTGGCAGATGTGCCGCGCCGGCAAAATCGATCCCGAATGTTTCGGCCTGACACACGTGCCGAATCTGCGCGGTCTATGGTTCATCGCCGGCGATCTTGTGCGCGACCTCGCCGCGCTCAACAAAATGGAACTCCTGCCGTGGGACGCCTGGGGCATGATGACGGGGCCTGACGGCAACCTGACTGAAGAATCAAAGACGTTTCTGGATAATGTTGCAGCACTGACCATGGGCGGCGACGCCACCTTCGCCGAGGTTCGCAAGCTTTACGAAAACGACGAACGCCTGCGCGCGCCGAATACGGTATTCAACGTTCTGCGCAACCGGCCGGAATCGATCGCAACCTGA
- a CDS encoding TetR/AcrR family transcriptional regulator codes for MVPKARKQAARTPAPPTRRRGTLDLVLIDAAMDLFASYGYRGTSLARIARAAGVTKGALYWHFSDKEDFFLAVLDRVMSEWGEVFAAPAPASDLPGYREQFLRVFDLCSEVNEKNPWVSRLTLIIALESHKIGPRVLRTIRRINRQQLASWRELVERGKKIGALDANLDLDWAATQCFSGLVGLELLWYLHGPRFDIKRSFRRQAREFLRLWSAEK; via the coding sequence ATGGTGCCCAAGGCAAGGAAGCAGGCGGCTCGCACTCCTGCGCCGCCGACGCGTCGGCGCGGCACGCTCGATCTGGTGTTGATCGACGCCGCGATGGATTTATTTGCGTCTTATGGCTACCGCGGCACCTCGCTCGCCCGAATCGCGCGGGCGGCGGGCGTGACCAAGGGCGCGCTGTACTGGCATTTCTCCGATAAGGAGGATTTCTTCCTTGCCGTTTTGGACCGCGTGATGAGCGAATGGGGCGAGGTCTTCGCCGCGCCCGCGCCCGCCAGCGATCTGCCAGGCTATCGCGAGCAATTCCTGCGCGTCTTCGACCTGTGTTCGGAGGTCAATGAGAAGAATCCCTGGGTCTCGCGCCTCACGCTGATCATCGCCCTCGAATCGCACAAAATCGGTCCGCGCGTGTTGCGTACGATACGCCGCATAAATCGCCAGCAGCTCGCTAGTTGGCGCGAGCTCGTCGAGCGGGGCAAGAAGATCGGCGCGCTCGACGCGAATCTCGATTTGGATTGGGCCGCCACGCAGTGCTTCAGCGGTCTGGTCGGCCTCGAGCTGCTCTGGTACCTGCACGGACCGCGCTTCGACATCAAACGATCTTTTCGCCGCCAGGCACGTGAGTTTCTGCGGCTCTGGAGCGCGGAAAAATGA
- a CDS encoding DUF899 domain-containing protein — MSKHKTGTREEWLAARLDLLAAEKEHTRRGDELARRCQELPWVEIHKAYRFDTDEGGASLADLFRGRSQLLIYHFMFGPDYTAGCPSCSAIADGFNGIVAHLANHDVMLWAVSRAPLAKLQAYKRRMGWKFPWASSFASDFNADFNVWFSEAQQRAGGFEYNYKRAGQLQMHGEQGPVAQMAATTGTDVATYSRERPGMSAFAVDDGAVYHCYSTYARGLDGLWGMYQWLDRAPKGRNETAPWWRRHDEYDK; from the coding sequence ATGAGCAAGCACAAAACCGGTACGCGCGAGGAATGGCTCGCGGCGCGGCTCGATCTGCTCGCGGCTGAGAAAGAGCATACGCGGCGCGGCGACGAGCTGGCGCGGCGGTGCCAGGAGCTGCCGTGGGTAGAAATCCATAAAGCGTATCGATTCGATACCGACGAAGGCGGTGCTTCGCTTGCCGACCTCTTTCGCGGGCGCTCGCAGCTTCTCATCTATCATTTCATGTTTGGACCCGATTACACGGCAGGATGCCCGTCATGTTCAGCGATCGCCGACGGCTTCAACGGCATCGTCGCGCATCTCGCCAACCACGACGTGATGCTGTGGGCGGTGTCGCGCGCGCCGCTTGCGAAGCTGCAGGCGTACAAGCGCAGGATGGGATGGAAGTTTCCGTGGGCTTCATCGTTTGCGAGCGACTTCAACGCCGACTTCAATGTCTGGTTCTCCGAGGCGCAGCAGCGCGCGGGCGGCTTCGAATACAACTATAAACGCGCGGGCCAATTACAGATGCATGGCGAGCAGGGACCGGTTGCGCAGATGGCGGCGACGACCGGAACCGACGTTGCCACCTACTCGCGCGAGCGGCCGGGGATGAGCGCGTTCGCCGTTGACGATGGCGCCGTCTATCACTGCTACTCCACCTATGCGCGCGGACTCGACGGCCTGTGGGGGATGTATCAATGGCTCGATCGAGCACCCAAGGGCCGCAACGAAACCGCACCGTGGTGGCGCCGCCACGACGAGTACGACAAATAG
- a CDS encoding metalloregulator ArsR/SmtB family transcription factor has translation MSPERLDLTFAALSDPTRRAILARLALGETSVTELAEPFEMSMPAISKHLRVLERAGLVARGREAQWRPCRLEAGPLKEASDWIEEYRRFWEQSLDRLGDYLREIQAKEKKHARRK, from the coding sequence ATGTCACCAGAACGCCTCGACCTCACCTTTGCCGCGCTCTCCGATCCCACTCGGCGCGCGATCCTGGCTCGCCTCGCACTCGGTGAGACCTCCGTTACCGAGTTGGCCGAGCCTTTCGAGATGAGCATGCCCGCCATCTCCAAGCATCTGCGCGTTCTTGAGCGCGCGGGACTCGTTGCCCGCGGCCGCGAGGCGCAGTGGCGTCCGTGCCGTCTCGAGGCCGGCCCGCTCAAAGAGGCCTCCGACTGGATCGAGGAATATCGCCGTTTCTGGGAGCAGAGTCTCGATCGCCTGGGCGACTATCTGCGTGAAATTCAAGCCAAGGAGAAGAAGCATGCCCGCAGAAAGTAG
- a CDS encoding YbhB/YbcL family Raf kinase inhibitor-like protein, whose translation MNRKTNLLISVSLLLALSYFIVTAPRAHAEAGFTLTSTAFTSGSAIPTDNSCSGANTSPSLTWSGTPAGTKSFALIVQDPDAPHGTFTHWIAFDIPAAASSMPAAVPHTDELVGGGEQGMNSAAKIGYMGPCPPPGKVHHYHFELYALNSTINLPKGASLRAVQAAMQAHVIGKAELIGTFSK comes from the coding sequence ATGAATCGCAAAACAAATCTACTTATATCCGTCAGCCTATTATTGGCTCTCTCATACTTCATCGTAACCGCGCCTCGCGCACACGCTGAAGCGGGATTCACTTTAACTAGCACTGCGTTTACCTCAGGCAGTGCTATTCCCACCGATAACAGTTGCAGCGGCGCAAACACCTCTCCGTCTCTCACATGGAGCGGAACCCCTGCGGGAACCAAATCGTTCGCGCTGATCGTTCAAGATCCCGACGCACCGCATGGAACTTTTACACACTGGATCGCATTCGACATTCCAGCGGCGGCTTCGTCGATGCCCGCTGCCGTGCCTCATACGGACGAACTAGTGGGAGGGGGTGAGCAGGGGATGAACTCCGCCGCGAAGATCGGCTACATGGGACCGTGTCCGCCGCCGGGCAAAGTTCATCACTACCATTTCGAACTCTACGCGCTTAACTCCACGATCAATCTGCCCAAGGGCGCGAGCCTCCGAGCGGTTCAAGCTGCGATGCAAGCGCATGTCATCGGGAAGGCCGAGCTAATCGGAACTTTCAGCAAGTAA
- a CDS encoding helix-turn-helix domain-containing protein codes for MATESKYNLPRVMTVKELSEYLRVHPSTIYKLLRRGELPGFRIGTDWRFNAEVIDRWCLERNMKGPSGEPSDQN; via the coding sequence ATGGCTACCGAGAGCAAATACAACCTGCCGCGAGTGATGACGGTGAAGGAGCTGTCTGAATACCTCAGGGTGCATCCCTCCACCATATATAAACTTCTGCGGCGGGGAGAACTGCCGGGATTCCGGATTGGAACCGACTGGCGGTTTAACGCCGAGGTGATCGACCGATGGTGCCTTGAGCGAAACATGAAGGGCCCAAGCGGCGAACCTTCCGATCAGAACTAA